In Catenulispora sp. MAP5-51, a single genomic region encodes these proteins:
- a CDS encoding helicase HerA-like domain-containing protein, with amino-acid sequence MEKADTDTDTDTDTDAGQARAVAAGYAFDGPTLDLGALMVDGAPDPSVQIRIPLGMLTRHGLVAGATGTGKTKTLQGIAEQLSAAGVPVFLADMKGDLSGMAAPGQGGEKLTARTRALGQQWSAKAFPCEFYTLGGEGTGVPVRATVSAFGPTMLAKVLGLNATQESSLGLVFHFADTKGWLLLDLKDLRSVLLYLTGDEGKAELKAIGGLSPQTVGVILRELTAFEAKGAEPFFGETEFNALDLIRSTPDGRGIVSLLELPGVASRPELFSTFLMWLVAELFERLPEVGDVDRPKLVFFFDEAHLLFTGASKSFVSAITQAVRLIRSKGVGIFFVTQTPKDVPGDVLAQLGNRVQHALRAYTPDDAKALKATVSTFPKSPYDLSEVLQNLGIGEAVVTVLSENGAPTPVAWTRLRAPESLMAEAEPAVVQGIVNASPLLATYGPAIDRESAYEVLAARELEAQTAAEDAAAAKAAEDDAKRQQAEVAKAERESRGRASPAKAPPNLIDQALGSATMKRAVNTAVREITRSIFGTRKRG; translated from the coding sequence ATGGAGAAGGCAGATACAGATACAGATACAGATACAGACACGGACGCAGGTCAGGCCCGGGCCGTCGCCGCGGGCTACGCCTTCGACGGCCCGACCCTGGACCTCGGCGCGCTGATGGTCGACGGCGCGCCCGATCCGAGTGTCCAGATCCGCATCCCGCTGGGCATGCTGACCCGGCACGGCCTGGTCGCCGGGGCCACCGGCACCGGCAAGACCAAGACCCTGCAGGGCATCGCCGAACAGCTCTCGGCAGCCGGGGTGCCGGTGTTCCTGGCCGACATGAAGGGCGACCTGTCGGGGATGGCCGCGCCCGGGCAGGGCGGCGAGAAGCTGACCGCGCGGACGCGGGCGCTGGGCCAGCAGTGGTCTGCGAAGGCCTTCCCGTGCGAGTTCTACACCCTCGGCGGCGAGGGGACCGGCGTCCCGGTCCGGGCGACGGTCTCCGCGTTCGGGCCGACGATGCTGGCCAAGGTGCTCGGGCTGAACGCCACCCAGGAGTCGTCCCTGGGTCTGGTCTTCCACTTCGCCGACACCAAGGGCTGGCTGCTGCTGGACCTGAAGGACCTGCGCAGCGTGCTGCTCTACCTGACCGGCGACGAGGGCAAGGCCGAGCTGAAGGCGATCGGCGGGCTGTCGCCGCAGACCGTCGGGGTCATCCTGCGCGAGCTGACGGCCTTCGAGGCCAAGGGCGCCGAGCCGTTCTTCGGCGAGACCGAGTTCAACGCGCTGGACCTGATCCGGAGCACGCCGGACGGCCGCGGCATCGTGTCGCTGCTGGAGCTGCCCGGGGTGGCCAGCCGGCCGGAGCTGTTCTCGACGTTCCTGATGTGGCTGGTCGCCGAGCTGTTCGAGCGGCTGCCGGAGGTCGGGGACGTGGACCGGCCCAAGCTCGTGTTCTTCTTCGACGAGGCGCACCTGCTGTTCACCGGCGCCTCCAAGTCCTTCGTCTCGGCGATCACGCAGGCGGTGCGGCTGATCCGGTCCAAGGGCGTCGGGATCTTCTTCGTCACGCAGACGCCGAAGGACGTGCCCGGCGACGTGCTGGCGCAGCTAGGCAACCGGGTGCAGCACGCGCTGCGCGCCTACACCCCCGATGACGCGAAGGCACTGAAGGCGACGGTGTCGACGTTCCCGAAGTCGCCGTACGACCTCAGCGAGGTGCTGCAGAACCTCGGCATCGGCGAGGCCGTGGTGACCGTGCTGTCCGAGAACGGGGCGCCGACGCCGGTGGCCTGGACCCGGCTGCGGGCCCCGGAATCGCTGATGGCCGAGGCGGAGCCGGCGGTGGTGCAGGGGATCGTGAACGCCTCGCCGCTGCTGGCGACCTACGGTCCGGCGATCGACCGGGAGTCGGCCTACGAGGTCCTGGCCGCCCGCGAGTTGGAGGCGCAGACGGCCGCCGAGGACGCCGCCGCCGCCAAGGCCGCCGAGGACGACGCGAAGCGGCAGCAGGCCGAAGTGGCGAAGGCCGAGCGCGAATCCCGGGGCCGCGCGAGCCCCGCCAAGGCCCCGCCCAACCTCATCGACCAGGCCTTGGGCTCGGCCACGATGAAGCGGGCGGTCAACACTGCTGTTCGGGAGATCACTCGTAGTATTTTCGGTACGCGCAAACGGGGGTAG
- a CDS encoding MFS transporter: MPLALLALAIGAFGIGTTEFVPMGLLPEIAGDYGVSIPSAGLLVTGYALGVVAGAPVMTALGTKLGRKTMLMLLMGLFVLGNLLSAAAPSFGVMLVGRIVTALAHGAFFGIGSVVAAELVAPEKKAGAIAAMFTGLTVANIVGVPLGTFVGQAVGWRVTFAIVAALGVAGLLGIAKLVPPLPRPQGAHLRRELAAFRNTQVVLAMAMTVLGFGGVFAAITYIAPMTTKVAGYSDGAVTWLLVLFGIGMFLGNLVGGRYADRKLMPMLFTALGGLAVVLALFTVTAHDKILAALTILLIGALGFATVPPLQKRVLDQAHGAPTLASAVNIGAFNLGNALSAWLGSVVISAGFGYTAPNWVGAALAGSALLLALWSAALERGAQPTAEQATAELPANEQPGKPGKVLTPTAGEI; this comes from the coding sequence ATGCCTCTCGCGCTCCTCGCCCTGGCCATCGGGGCCTTCGGCATCGGCACCACCGAGTTCGTGCCGATGGGGCTGCTGCCGGAGATCGCCGGGGACTACGGCGTCTCGATCCCCTCGGCCGGGCTGCTGGTCACCGGCTACGCCCTCGGCGTGGTCGCCGGCGCCCCGGTGATGACCGCGCTGGGCACCAAGCTCGGCCGCAAGACCATGCTCATGCTGCTCATGGGCCTTTTCGTGCTCGGCAACCTGCTCTCGGCGGCGGCGCCGTCCTTCGGCGTGATGCTCGTCGGGCGCATCGTGACCGCGCTGGCGCACGGCGCCTTCTTCGGGATCGGCTCGGTGGTCGCCGCCGAACTGGTCGCGCCGGAGAAGAAGGCCGGGGCGATAGCCGCCATGTTCACCGGGCTGACCGTGGCCAACATCGTCGGCGTGCCGCTGGGCACCTTCGTCGGGCAGGCTGTCGGGTGGCGCGTGACGTTCGCCATCGTGGCCGCGCTCGGCGTGGCCGGACTGCTCGGCATCGCCAAGCTGGTCCCGCCGCTGCCCCGGCCGCAGGGCGCGCACCTGCGGCGCGAACTCGCCGCCTTCCGCAACACGCAGGTCGTGCTGGCCATGGCGATGACCGTGCTCGGCTTCGGCGGGGTGTTCGCCGCGATCACCTACATCGCGCCGATGACGACCAAGGTCGCCGGCTACTCCGACGGCGCCGTGACCTGGCTGCTGGTGCTGTTCGGCATCGGCATGTTCCTGGGGAACCTGGTCGGCGGCCGGTACGCGGACCGCAAGCTGATGCCGATGCTGTTCACCGCGCTCGGCGGCCTGGCCGTGGTGCTGGCGCTGTTCACGGTCACCGCGCACGACAAGATCCTGGCCGCGCTCACCATCCTGCTGATCGGGGCGCTGGGCTTCGCGACCGTCCCGCCGCTGCAGAAGCGGGTGCTGGACCAGGCGCACGGCGCCCCGACGCTGGCCTCGGCCGTCAACATCGGCGCCTTCAACCTGGGCAACGCGCTGTCGGCCTGGCTCGGCAGCGTCGTGATCTCCGCCGGTTTCGGGTACACCGCGCCGAACTGGGTCGGGGCGGCGCTCGCCGGCTCCGCGCTGCTCCTGGCCCTGTGGTCGGCCGCGCTGGAGCGCGGCGCGCAGCCCACCGCCGAGCAGGCCACTGCCGAGCTGCCCGCGAACGAGCAGCCCGGCAAGCCCGGCAAGGTGCTGACCCCCACAGCGGGTGAGATCTGA
- a CDS encoding MarR family winged helix-turn-helix transcriptional regulator: MTAATDTTSIGLAHGWYALSLLHGRIETHIERALQAGHDLSAREYSLLDVLSDQHDGDGGHLRMTQVAEAVVLSQSATTRLVTRLEDRGLLERYLCPTDRRGIYTNVTGAGLALLAEARPTHDTALREALDAAGADARLAPLVETVERINQTSAE; this comes from the coding sequence ATGACCGCCGCCACGGACACCACCTCGATCGGACTGGCCCACGGCTGGTACGCGCTCTCACTCCTGCACGGACGCATCGAGACCCACATCGAGCGGGCCCTGCAGGCCGGCCACGACCTGAGCGCCCGCGAGTACTCCCTGCTGGACGTCCTGAGCGACCAGCACGACGGCGACGGCGGCCACCTGCGGATGACCCAGGTCGCCGAGGCGGTCGTGCTCAGCCAGAGCGCGACGACCAGGCTGGTCACCCGCCTGGAGGACCGCGGCCTGCTGGAGCGCTACCTGTGCCCCACCGACCGGCGCGGGATCTACACCAACGTCACCGGCGCCGGACTCGCGCTGCTGGCCGAGGCGCGCCCCACGCACGACACCGCGCTGCGCGAGGCGCTGGACGCCGCCGGGGCCGATGCGCGGCTGGCGCCGCTGGTGGAGACCGTGGAGCGGATCAACCAGACGTCGGCGGAGTGA
- a CDS encoding sigma-70 family RNA polymerase sigma factor, which translates to MAEEADSTDFAGFYTASATRVVGYLYVVLGSLAEAEDAAQEAYTRAWLRWSRVRGYDDPEAWVRTVGFRVAMSAWRKTRNRLSAHRTSGGSSVHVPDLSPDRLVVVDALRRIPAEQRRALVLFHMLGLTVTEISDETGAPVGTVKARLSRGRKALAPYVSEFADDEDDNQQSTGFAKKGMVSGA; encoded by the coding sequence GTGGCCGAAGAAGCTGATTCGACCGATTTCGCAGGGTTCTACACAGCGTCGGCGACACGTGTCGTGGGGTACCTCTACGTGGTGCTGGGCAGCCTCGCCGAAGCCGAGGACGCGGCGCAGGAGGCGTACACCCGGGCCTGGCTGCGCTGGTCCCGGGTCCGGGGTTACGACGATCCCGAGGCCTGGGTCCGCACGGTCGGTTTCCGCGTCGCCATGAGCGCCTGGCGCAAGACGCGCAACCGGCTCAGTGCGCACCGCACGAGCGGCGGCTCCAGCGTGCACGTCCCGGACCTGTCGCCGGACCGCCTCGTCGTGGTCGACGCGCTGCGCCGGATCCCGGCCGAGCAGCGGCGCGCCCTGGTCCTGTTCCACATGCTGGGCCTGACGGTGACCGAGATCTCCGACGAGACCGGCGCGCCGGTCGGGACCGTCAAGGCGCGGCTGTCGCGCGGACGCAAAGCGCTCGCGCCGTACGTATCAGAGTTCGCCGACGACGAGGACGACAACCAACAGTCGACAGGCTTCGCCAAGAAGGGAATGGTCTCCGGTGCCTGA
- a CDS encoding NUDIX hydrolase family protein, with amino-acid sequence MIETTPGWFAPGELEQIRAHLPIVYVQAVPVRVDAAGEVTSVGLLLRISPDGEITRSLVSGRVLHHERLRDALLRHLEKDLGPVALPNVPASLQPFTVAEYFPTAGVTPYHDPRQHAVALAYVVPVNGDCSPRQDALDLVWLTPQEASSDSVLQDMHGGQGTLLRQALAHVGCLS; translated from the coding sequence ATGATCGAGACGACCCCGGGCTGGTTCGCCCCGGGCGAGCTGGAGCAGATCCGCGCCCACCTGCCGATCGTCTACGTCCAGGCGGTGCCGGTGCGCGTCGACGCCGCCGGCGAGGTGACCAGCGTCGGGCTGCTCCTGCGCATCTCCCCCGACGGGGAGATCACCCGCAGCCTGGTCTCCGGGCGCGTGCTGCACCACGAGCGGCTGCGCGACGCCCTGCTGCGCCACCTGGAGAAGGACCTCGGGCCGGTCGCGCTGCCGAACGTGCCGGCGTCCCTGCAGCCCTTCACCGTGGCCGAGTACTTCCCCACCGCGGGCGTCACGCCGTACCACGACCCGCGGCAGCACGCGGTGGCGCTGGCGTACGTGGTGCCGGTGAACGGCGACTGCTCGCCCCGGCAGGACGCGCTCGACCTGGTGTGGCTCACGCCGCAGGAGGCGAGTTCGGACAGCGTGCTGCAGGACATGCACGGCGGGCAGGGGACGCTTCTGCGGCAGGCGCTGGCGCATGTCGGGTGCCTGAGCTGA